The proteins below come from a single Cupriavidus sp. P-10 genomic window:
- the imuA gene encoding translesion DNA synthesis-associated protein ImuA: MLTVAPESIHPSLWLASQLARGNARTVPTGYPSLDKELPGGGWPIGCLTELLQRQPGIGELRLLRPALVARSNRPVALLAPPHAPQALALANWGVPSAQTLWIETRHTADALWAAEQILRAGTCGALVFWQSHLRNDALRRLHLAAQASDVLFFVVRPTACARDASPAPLRLTLEPASDGIRVQFVKRRGPQQESPLHIALQPSPILLYRHAAPVDLPAPVVPAPRSIPTELVH, from the coding sequence ATGCTAACCGTCGCCCCAGAATCCATTCATCCGTCACTTTGGCTTGCCTCGCAGCTTGCTCGGGGCAACGCACGCACCGTTCCAACCGGGTATCCGTCGCTCGACAAGGAGCTTCCGGGCGGCGGCTGGCCGATCGGTTGCCTGACGGAGTTGCTGCAGCGCCAGCCGGGTATCGGCGAGTTGCGCTTGCTACGCCCTGCTCTCGTCGCGCGCTCGAACCGCCCTGTCGCGCTTCTGGCACCGCCGCACGCGCCTCAAGCGTTGGCGCTCGCCAACTGGGGCGTCCCGTCCGCGCAGACTCTCTGGATCGAAACCCGGCACACCGCTGACGCCCTGTGGGCCGCGGAGCAGATCTTGCGCGCCGGGACCTGCGGAGCGCTCGTCTTTTGGCAGTCGCACCTGCGTAACGATGCGCTTCGGCGTCTGCATCTTGCCGCCCAAGCCTCCGATGTCCTTTTCTTCGTGGTTCGTCCGACGGCCTGTGCACGCGATGCCTCGCCGGCGCCGCTGCGCCTGACATTGGAGCCCGCATCGGACGGAATTCGTGTGCAGTTCGTTAAGCGTCGAGGCCCGCAGCAGGAATCGCCGCTCCACATAGCGCTGCAGCCCTCCCCCATTCTGTTGTATCGCCATGCTGCGCCTGTGGATCTGCCTGCGCCTGTCGTCCCTGCCCCTCGAAGTATTCCGACCGAACTGGTCCACTGA
- a CDS encoding DUF2188 domain-containing protein, producing MPCWAIRFSADPVGGFSPAAAWAAAHACGENRRRSARWGGRIRGHGRRSHFPSEEEAIAAGTEKANQDKVELLIHGRDGQLRERNSFGNDPRSIKG from the coding sequence ATGCCTTGCTGGGCCATCCGATTCAGTGCCGATCCTGTGGGCGGCTTTTCCCCGGCTGCGGCGTGGGCGGCCGCCCATGCGTGCGGGGAAAATCGGCGAAGAAGCGCTCGTTGGGGCGGTCGCATTCGAGGGCACGGACGGCGGTCACACTTCCCTAGCGAGGAAGAGGCCATTGCCGCCGGGACAGAAAAGGCCAACCAAGACAAGGTCGAACTGCTGATCCATGGTCGGGACGGTCAGCTCCGCGAGCGCAACTCTTTCGGCAACGATCCACGCTCGATCAAGGGGTGA
- a CDS encoding type II toxin-antitoxin system HicB family antitoxin — MPTDHYTYRVTWSTEDQEHVGLCAEFPSLSWLASTPEDALAGIRQVVAEAVADMKSGGEEVPVPLADKQYSGVLSLRIPPELHRSLATQAAEQGVSLNRLVSARLAVLA, encoded by the coding sequence ATGCCAACTGACCACTATACGTACCGAGTAACCTGGTCGACCGAGGACCAGGAGCACGTCGGGCTATGCGCAGAGTTCCCGTCATTGTCTTGGCTCGCCTCCACGCCTGAAGACGCCTTGGCCGGTATCCGGCAGGTCGTGGCGGAAGCCGTTGCCGACATGAAGTCCGGCGGCGAAGAAGTCCCCGTTCCGCTGGCGGACAAGCAATATAGCGGCGTCCTATCGCTTCGCATCCCGCCGGAGTTGCATCGTTCCTTGGCGACGCAGGCGGCGGAGCAAGGCGTCAGCCTTAACCGGCTCGTCAGCGCTCGCCTGGCTGTTCTGGCATAG
- a CDS encoding tyrosine-type recombinase/integrase, whose translation MDSLWLSNPTQAYRDWQAREAAGADRRPFSARSIVQHQAMFEHFRRHVMTRGSTIASFGTADVDAFWQTTDGRSYSQATRMRYVKLLDRLCRHLVFAGVRQDNPAAALLFAERWPDEEPTPLFLDEAEDARLQAYLLSPAEDLAGLRSRAIVATFLATGITAGEARAARLRDLIPDASPPYLFVSAHGARDAHTVHLADFAIPVLRTWCARRSILPVEGDLLFTLTPDGRPITDMSFGRIVATALAAMGFSGAEPSPRTLRNTFCRRHLLAGSSRDEVSRMLGLASHRTCDRIAATLPAADEPMHQDSSPDAPAKAK comes from the coding sequence ATGGACTCCCTCTGGCTCAGCAACCCGACCCAGGCTTATCGCGACTGGCAGGCGCGTGAGGCGGCCGGCGCAGATCGCCGCCCCTTCTCAGCACGCTCGATCGTCCAACATCAGGCAATGTTCGAGCATTTCCGCCGACACGTGATGACCAGGGGCTCGACCATCGCCTCATTTGGCACCGCCGATGTCGACGCGTTCTGGCAGACGACCGACGGCCGGTCGTACTCCCAGGCTACCCGCATGCGGTATGTGAAGCTGCTGGACCGCCTGTGCCGGCATCTGGTCTTCGCCGGCGTGCGGCAGGACAACCCAGCGGCCGCACTTCTCTTTGCTGAGCGCTGGCCAGACGAAGAACCCACACCCCTGTTCCTTGATGAGGCTGAGGATGCGCGGCTACAGGCCTATCTGCTATCGCCTGCCGAGGATCTGGCCGGCTTGCGCAGCCGCGCGATCGTCGCGACATTCCTCGCAACGGGTATTACAGCGGGGGAAGCGCGAGCAGCGCGTTTGAGGGATCTGATTCCGGATGCGAGCCCGCCCTATCTTTTTGTGTCGGCGCACGGCGCACGGGACGCGCACACGGTTCACCTCGCCGACTTCGCGATACCTGTATTGCGGACTTGGTGCGCGCGCCGCTCGATCCTCCCCGTCGAGGGCGACCTACTATTCACGCTCACCCCCGATGGTCGACCGATCACCGACATGAGCTTCGGTCGGATCGTGGCCACAGCACTTGCCGCAATGGGGTTCTCCGGTGCAGAGCCAAGCCCCCGCACGTTGCGCAATACCTTCTGCCGGCGCCATCTCCTGGCAGGCAGCTCACGTGATGAGGTCAGCCGCATGTTGGGGCTGGCCAGCCATCGCACTTGTGACCGAATTGCTGCGACACTGCCGGCAGCGGACGAGCCAATGCACCAAGATAGCTCGCCTGACGCGCCAGCAAAGGCCAAATAA
- a CDS encoding XRE family transcriptional regulator: MPIDQAARHCAVSIGMLSKLENGKGVNLEHALRVLDGLGLTMLVVPKAHAPWLEQAAAHAAKIGDAARDQHAWLEG; the protein is encoded by the coding sequence ATGCCGATTGACCAGGCGGCAAGGCATTGCGCTGTCTCGATCGGCATGCTGTCCAAGCTGGAGAACGGCAAGGGCGTCAATCTCGAGCACGCCCTGCGTGTGCTGGACGGCCTGGGTTTGACGATGCTGGTCGTACCCAAGGCGCATGCGCCTTGGCTCGAACAGGCAGCGGCTCATGCGGCCAAGATCGGCGATGCGGCCAGGGATCAGCATGCCTGGCTGGAAGGCTAG
- a CDS encoding ISNCY family transposase, translating into MAGTEVITVSMRELDRLKIVQAVVDGQLRPGVAAERLEITDRQFRRLLERYRQEGASGLVSRRRGRPSNNRMPADRESVALGLIREHYADFGPTLAAEKLRERHGLTLSKETIRRLMTVAGLWVPRKQRPPKVYQPRNRRACYGELIQIDGSDHRWFEERAPACTLLVYVDDATSQIMELRFTHSESTFTYFAATRAYLERHGKPVAFYSDKASVFRVNKKGATSGDGHTQFARALFELNIEGICANSSQAKGRVERTHLTLQDRLVKELRLRGINTMEAANAFMAEFIADYNARFAKAPRNDHNAHRPLRPDENLDLIFAWREPRCVSKSLTIQYDKMLYLLADTPEHRKLAGRYIDVYHYPDGRIEPRANGAALPYTIYDRLSEVDQGAIVDNKRLGHVLQLAQYVQEKRDNTRSLSVPGTEGAPRKRGRPPGKKSQRSLGQNDMLEALQRLQQQPWPLNGTEN; encoded by the coding sequence ATGGCGGGAACCGAGGTCATTACAGTAAGCATGCGTGAGTTAGACAGGCTCAAGATCGTCCAGGCGGTCGTGGATGGTCAGTTGCGGCCCGGGGTGGCTGCCGAACGGTTGGAGATCACGGACCGGCAATTCCGGCGGCTGCTGGAGCGCTATAGGCAAGAAGGCGCATCCGGGCTGGTTTCTCGCCGGCGCGGTCGACCCAGCAACAATCGCATGCCAGCGGACCGCGAATCCGTGGCCCTCGGCCTGATTCGGGAACACTACGCCGACTTCGGCCCGACCCTGGCGGCCGAGAAGCTGCGAGAGCGTCATGGGCTAACGTTGTCCAAAGAAACGATCCGCCGACTGATGACGGTGGCCGGCCTGTGGGTGCCGCGCAAACAGCGGCCGCCGAAGGTCTACCAGCCTCGTAACCGGCGCGCCTGCTATGGCGAACTGATCCAGATCGACGGCAGCGATCACCGCTGGTTTGAGGAGCGCGCCCCAGCCTGCACCCTGCTGGTTTACGTCGACGACGCCACCAGCCAGATCATGGAACTACGCTTTACTCATTCGGAATCCACGTTCACATACTTTGCGGCGACGCGGGCCTATCTGGAGCGCCACGGCAAGCCGGTGGCGTTCTACAGCGACAAGGCCAGCGTTTTTCGGGTCAACAAGAAAGGGGCAACCAGTGGCGACGGCCACACCCAGTTTGCGCGGGCCTTGTTCGAGCTGAACATCGAAGGTATCTGCGCCAACAGCAGCCAGGCAAAAGGCCGTGTCGAGCGGACTCACCTGACCTTGCAGGACCGGTTGGTCAAGGAGTTGCGCCTGCGTGGGATCAACACGATGGAGGCAGCCAATGCCTTCATGGCGGAATTCATCGCCGACTATAACGCGCGCTTTGCCAAGGCGCCGCGCAATGACCACAACGCCCATCGGCCGCTGCGACCCGACGAGAACCTGGATCTCATCTTCGCGTGGCGCGAGCCGCGCTGTGTGTCCAAGAGCCTGACGATTCAGTACGACAAGATGCTCTACCTGCTGGCGGATACGCCAGAGCATCGGAAACTGGCCGGTCGCTATATCGATGTCTATCACTATCCGGACGGCAGAATCGAGCCACGCGCAAATGGCGCCGCCCTGCCCTACACGATTTACGATCGGCTCTCGGAAGTGGATCAAGGCGCGATCGTTGATAACAAGCGCCTGGGGCACGTATTGCAATTAGCGCAATACGTTCAGGAGAAGCGCGACAACACGCGGTCACTCTCTGTGCCTGGCACGGAGGGGGCTCCCCGCAAGCGTGGACGACCGCCCGGCAAGAAGTCGCAGCGCTCGCTGGGCCAGAACGATATGTTGGAAGCGCTGCAACGGTTGCAGCAGCAGCCGTGGCCGCTGAACGGAACGGAGAATTGA
- a CDS encoding toxin HicA produces the protein MKVCEEYFGTARQSGTSHAVFKTPWPGDPRVNIQNDKGKANQVLKAIEKLHEGKNAN, from the coding sequence ATGAAGGTGTGCGAAGAATATTTCGGTACCGCCAGGCAATCGGGCACTAGCCATGCAGTGTTTAAAACACCTTGGCCGGGCGACCCACGTGTGAACATTCAGAATGACAAGGGGAAAGCCAACCAAGTGCTGAAGGCGATTGAGAAGCTGCACGAGGGAAAAAATGCCAACTGA
- a CDS encoding DUF6884 domain-containing protein gives MLSHQTQLPLFPTSSGRVHPASASALLLLACSGTKLDRQARAIDLYQGVMYDSYRAHLRREARPNVLILSARHGFLDPHAVIDPYDQRMTAQRADAMLADLPAFAGSANWPAQVGKVLLAGGKEYRRVMRAALARQYNTTLPAFQETTGGIGMQRSQLGAFLDGLAPRFNEPMGHHPNGTPLYRRYGWIEAGAVTGLIYRAAPYLPAVKARVLALFQGPSGPTADAEVEEIIRGRTSIGPRWVGVADLHPLQEAA, from the coding sequence ATGCTCTCCCACCAAACGCAGCTCCCCCTGTTCCCGACCTCGTCGGGCCGCGTCCATCCCGCCAGCGCGTCGGCGCTACTGCTACTTGCCTGTTCCGGCACGAAGCTCGACCGGCAGGCGCGTGCCATTGACCTCTACCAAGGCGTGATGTACGACTCCTATCGGGCGCACCTGCGACGGGAGGCTAGACCGAATGTCCTGATCCTCTCCGCACGTCACGGCTTCCTGGATCCGCACGCGGTGATCGATCCCTACGACCAGCGCATGACCGCGCAGCGTGCCGACGCGATGTTGGCCGATCTGCCGGCATTCGCGGGATCGGCGAACTGGCCAGCCCAGGTCGGCAAGGTGTTGCTGGCCGGCGGCAAGGAGTACCGCCGTGTCATGCGCGCCGCGCTCGCTCGCCAATACAACACCACGCTGCCGGCCTTTCAGGAAACGACCGGCGGCATCGGCATGCAACGCTCACAACTCGGCGCGTTTCTCGACGGTCTTGCGCCGAGGTTCAACGAGCCGATGGGCCATCACCCCAATGGCACGCCGCTCTACCGGCGCTACGGCTGGATCGAAGCCGGTGCCGTGACTGGCCTGATCTACCGGGCGGCCCCTTACCTGCCCGCCGTCAAGGCCCGTGTGCTTGCCTTGTTCCAAGGCCCATCCGGACCGACCGCCGACGCGGAGGTCGAGGAAATCATCCGCGGTCGCACCAGCATTGGCCCTCGCTGGGTCGGCGTGGCGGATCTTCACCCGCTGCAGGAGGCCGCGTGA
- a CDS encoding DNA-binding protein, whose amino-acid sequence MFFVSYRIIFNTISTEHEQYEMARPGITYEQVAAVAEALVAQQLKPTLTAVRERLGSGSMNTIHRYWSTWQEQQQKRPPRKLSEPNSRLLAALGAELSKVAEEAAAEAEAALAQAMNELAAMAANGEALEKERDDLAQQLLEVTTDRDTVAGRANEQADEIERLQQGAARQQEELARVRRALAQAELRLEAVSRLEDEVVAVRGQWGSEQALRAAAEKAAAVAEAQRAAEEAARQRAEARLSSAETREGQARQELTEVHAAHQSTRDKLIEAVSLAAEAQAELRALRAHLEAKGAETSAVGSQQPDEASANATGADESKPPARPRRRR is encoded by the coding sequence TTGTTTTTCGTATCGTATCGTATTATTTTCAATACGATATCAACGGAGCACGAGCAATACGAAATGGCACGTCCGGGCATCACCTACGAGCAAGTGGCCGCGGTTGCCGAGGCGCTGGTCGCCCAACAGCTAAAGCCAACGCTGACCGCGGTGCGCGAGCGGTTGGGCAGCGGCAGCATGAACACGATTCATCGGTACTGGTCGACCTGGCAGGAACAGCAGCAGAAGCGGCCACCACGCAAGCTCAGCGAACCGAATTCACGCCTCCTTGCCGCGCTGGGCGCCGAGTTGTCCAAAGTCGCCGAGGAAGCGGCCGCCGAAGCGGAGGCCGCCCTGGCGCAGGCGATGAATGAGCTCGCCGCGATGGCAGCGAACGGCGAAGCGCTTGAAAAGGAGCGAGACGACCTGGCGCAGCAGCTCTTGGAAGTGACGACCGATCGCGATACCGTCGCGGGCAGGGCGAACGAGCAGGCCGACGAAATTGAGCGTCTGCAGCAAGGGGCGGCACGCCAACAGGAGGAGTTGGCACGCGTACGGCGCGCGCTGGCACAAGCGGAACTGCGCCTGGAAGCAGTGTCTCGCCTGGAGGACGAAGTGGTCGCGGTACGGGGTCAATGGGGGAGCGAGCAGGCTTTGCGCGCCGCGGCCGAGAAGGCCGCGGCCGTTGCCGAAGCCCAGCGCGCGGCAGAAGAGGCGGCTCGCCAACGCGCTGAAGCGCGCTTGAGTAGCGCCGAGACGCGGGAAGGGCAAGCACGCCAGGAACTGACAGAGGTGCACGCCGCGCATCAGTCCACGCGGGACAAGCTAATCGAAGCGGTCAGCCTGGCCGCTGAGGCACAGGCCGAGCTGAGAGCGTTGCGTGCTCACTTGGAGGCCAAGGGCGCGGAGACGTCCGCCGTTGGGAGTCAGCAACCGGACGAAGCGAGCGCGAACGCAACGGGGGCCGACGAAAGCAAACCGCCGGCGCGACCCCGTCGGCGGCGCTAA
- a CDS encoding IS3 family transposase, with the protein MYSYEDRIRAVKLYLKYGGKTATVVRELGYPSGKNLKRWVNLYQALGDLPEHRRPRHRYTLEQKSVAVDHYFGHGCSLVGTRRALGYPSTEMLARWIEELRPGSRRMVTSTNTSAPFASEQRRQAVTDLCARRGSAEEVAKKVGVSRPMLYKWKDQLLGDEAYRSMRKRKLASPEDEHAALLERIAQLEQQVRQLQLERDILAQAGDLIKKDQGINSLTLTNREKTQVVDALKATYPLPELLRVVGLARSSYFYHKTGLRLRDKYGDVRKAMVEIFDSNHRCYGYRRIHAMLRQRDIRISEKVVRKLMAEEQLTVRRPRRRYSSYSGEIGAAPENLIARDFHSQAPNQKWLTDITEFQLPAGKVYLSPMIDCFDGKVVSWSIGTRPDAQLVNSMLDGAITTLTDGDSPVVHSDRGSHYRWPGWLQRIKAAGLIRSMSRKGCSPDNAACEGFFGRLKNEMYYCRNWAGTTVEGFMHELNSYIQWYNERRIKLSLRGMSPVEYRRHLGIAT; encoded by the coding sequence ATGTATTCGTACGAGGATCGCATCAGGGCGGTCAAGCTGTATTTAAAGTATGGAGGAAAGACGGCAACGGTCGTTCGTGAGCTGGGCTATCCGTCGGGTAAGAACCTGAAGCGGTGGGTCAACCTTTACCAGGCACTGGGGGACCTGCCCGAGCACCGCCGTCCAAGGCATCGATACACGCTGGAGCAAAAAAGCGTGGCGGTGGATCACTACTTCGGTCATGGCTGCTCTCTAGTTGGTACCCGCAGAGCCCTCGGGTATCCCAGCACCGAAATGCTGGCCCGCTGGATTGAGGAGCTGCGCCCTGGCTCGCGTCGCATGGTCACGAGCACAAACACCAGTGCGCCGTTTGCGTCCGAGCAGAGACGTCAGGCAGTCACTGACCTTTGCGCCCGCCGGGGCTCAGCGGAGGAAGTAGCGAAAAAGGTTGGAGTAAGCCGACCGATGCTGTACAAGTGGAAAGATCAACTGCTCGGAGACGAGGCATATCGATCTATGCGCAAACGTAAATTGGCCTCGCCTGAAGACGAGCATGCAGCGTTGCTGGAAAGAATCGCGCAGCTCGAACAGCAGGTACGCCAGCTGCAACTTGAGCGCGACATCCTGGCGCAGGCGGGCGATCTAATAAAAAAAGACCAAGGCATCAACTCCCTGACCCTGACAAACAGGGAGAAGACACAGGTGGTTGATGCCTTGAAAGCTACGTATCCGTTGCCTGAGCTTCTTCGCGTCGTCGGGCTTGCGCGCAGTAGCTACTTCTATCACAAGACAGGCTTGAGGCTGCGCGATAAGTACGGCGATGTACGTAAGGCCATGGTCGAGATCTTTGACAGCAACCATCGCTGCTATGGGTACCGTCGTATCCACGCGATGCTGCGTCAGCGAGATATTCGGATCTCCGAAAAGGTCGTGCGCAAATTGATGGCGGAGGAGCAGCTTACTGTCCGTCGGCCTCGTCGTCGGTACAGTTCCTACAGCGGGGAGATTGGCGCTGCCCCCGAGAACCTGATTGCTAGGGATTTCCATTCGCAGGCGCCAAATCAAAAATGGCTGACAGACATCACCGAATTCCAGCTTCCAGCTGGCAAGGTGTATCTATCGCCCATGATCGATTGCTTTGACGGCAAGGTTGTAAGTTGGTCTATCGGCACGAGGCCTGACGCACAATTGGTCAATAGCATGCTCGACGGCGCCATCACCACGCTCACCGATGGCGACAGCCCCGTAGTACACAGTGATAGGGGCTCGCACTATCGTTGGCCGGGATGGCTGCAGCGCATCAAGGCGGCTGGTCTCATCCGTTCCATGTCGCGAAAGGGCTGCTCACCTGACAACGCAGCCTGCGAAGGCTTCTTCGGTCGCCTGAAAAATGAGATGTACTACTGTCGCAACTGGGCTGGCACGACGGTAGAAGGATTCATGCACGAGCTAAACTCTTACATCCAGTGGTACAACGAGCGGCGCATCAAATTGTCGCTGCGCGGCATGAGTCCGGTCGAATACCGGCGCCACCTTGGAATCGCAACTTAA
- a CDS encoding DUF2188 domain-containing protein translates to MPANSISVVPAEHQWALQIDGTPEPRQLFPTLEAAICAGWARARRENIELHIQPLAGSVRLRAESVNPADVVG, encoded by the coding sequence ATGCCTGCAAACAGTATTAGCGTCGTGCCGGCCGAACATCAGTGGGCGCTACAAATAGACGGCACACCGGAGCCGCGTCAGTTGTTCCCCACGCTAGAAGCCGCGATTTGTGCCGGCTGGGCCAGAGCTCGTCGAGAGAATATCGAGCTTCACATCCAGCCGCTAGCTGGCAGCGTACGACTGCGCGCGGAGAGCGTCAATCCGGCGGACGTGGTTGGATAG
- a CDS encoding DUF3800 domain-containing protein, whose product MTSSFRVYIDESGDEGFVFLPNEQGSSRWFVQSATVVRTVNDLAMVQLVKNARELLRKPAKSPLHFRNLRHEHRVPLARMIGEAPLRHVHVLVHKPSIADPEVFQQEAFSLYRYTIRLLLERVSWLCRDTARPGEGDGKAELIFSNRSAMSYADLHHYLVRLQGREDCRIHWDSLDLDGVRAVNHDQLAGLQVADAVATSAFYAVHRNQYGETEDRYLRMLARNLYRRNGQVDGYGLKFWCGDAEDGERRRVIAAVRDD is encoded by the coding sequence ATGACCTCCAGCTTTCGCGTCTATATCGACGAGTCGGGCGACGAAGGATTTGTGTTCCTTCCCAACGAGCAAGGTAGTTCGAGGTGGTTCGTCCAGTCCGCCACGGTAGTTCGCACTGTGAACGACCTAGCAATGGTGCAACTCGTCAAGAACGCTAGGGAGCTACTGAGGAAGCCTGCTAAATCGCCCCTGCATTTTCGCAACCTGCGGCATGAGCACCGGGTGCCTCTGGCGCGCATGATTGGGGAGGCGCCACTGCGGCACGTGCATGTGCTGGTCCACAAGCCCTCAATCGCCGACCCGGAGGTTTTTCAGCAGGAGGCGTTTTCCTTATACCGCTACACGATCCGCCTTTTGCTGGAACGCGTGAGCTGGCTGTGCAGGGATACCGCGCGCCCTGGTGAGGGTGATGGTAAGGCCGAACTGATTTTCTCGAACCGATCGGCGATGTCCTATGCCGACCTCCATCATTACCTTGTGCGACTGCAGGGCCGGGAAGACTGCCGCATCCATTGGGACAGCCTCGACCTTGATGGCGTGCGCGCAGTGAATCACGACCAGTTGGCAGGCCTGCAGGTCGCCGACGCCGTGGCGACGAGCGCGTTCTACGCAGTCCACAGAAATCAGTATGGGGAGACGGAAGACCGATACCTGCGCATGCTCGCACGCAACCTGTATCGGCGCAATGGACAGGTGGACGGCTACGGCTTGAAGTTTTGGTGCGGCGACGCAGAAGATGGGGAGCGTCGGCGTGTGATCGCCGCGGTGCGCGACGACTGA
- a CDS encoding HU family DNA-binding protein produces the protein MATKAKPVAKTATKTAAKKAAPAKKAAPAKKAAAAAPVAKPLKDTFNKSSLLAHLVTQTELDKKTVQTVLSHLENTMVSAIHKKGAGEFTLPGLFKVAAIQVPATKKRFGKNPFTGQEQWFAAKPASVKVKVRPLKKLKDAAA, from the coding sequence ATGGCCACGAAAGCGAAACCCGTAGCAAAGACTGCAACGAAGACCGCAGCAAAGAAAGCTGCTCCGGCAAAGAAGGCCGCTCCGGCCAAGAAGGCTGCCGCAGCCGCCCCGGTCGCCAAGCCTCTGAAGGACACGTTCAACAAGTCGAGCCTACTCGCCCACCTGGTCACCCAGACCGAGCTGGACAAGAAGACCGTTCAGACTGTGCTGTCCCACCTCGAAAACACCATGGTGAGCGCGATCCATAAGAAGGGCGCCGGCGAATTCACCCTGCCGGGTCTGTTCAAAGTGGCGGCCATCCAGGTGCCGGCCACAAAGAAGCGGTTCGGCAAGAACCCGTTCACCGGCCAGGAACAATGGTTTGCGGCCAAGCCGGCCAGCGTCAAGGTCAAGGTGCGTCCGCTGAAGAAGCTGAAGGACGCCGCAGCGTAA
- a CDS encoding Y-family DNA polymerase: MLRLWICLRLSSLPLEVFRPNWSTELAVAVLDRERVHMASPLAIAAGVKPAMRRGGVQTIAPQTILFDRDGCAELAALERVMMAMLQFSPNVAASEEAAVLVDISTTLRLFGGVRKLRQRMLAAVRAMGFSPVAGCAPTAEGAWLLARSGGGTALSMPTLVRALVGIPVAILPAARPFDEWLDGLGCRTLGDLRRLPRAGLQRRCGAAILEALDRAHGEAPEVFEWVEAPPSFDAAVDLPDRMDNAESALAYTRGLLVQMVGWLTARHLAIKRFAVELRHERGPAAIAPTKIEIALAEPNWHEEHLVRLLKERLTRLTVEAPMIAVAVSAIETEPVAPPSDSLFPEPGGTPADHARLLELLVARLGADNVRQPCLRADYRPEVANSWQSATDKPPSATLPAGLPRPVWLLGKPVPLIERDHRPFYGSPLRIVSPPERIESGWWGGQLVTRDYFVAEAKDHTCYWIFQERMGSREGDEARWYLHGLFG, encoded by the coding sequence ATGCTGCGCCTGTGGATCTGCCTGCGCCTGTCGTCCCTGCCCCTCGAAGTATTCCGACCGAACTGGTCCACTGAGCTAGCGGTTGCTGTCCTGGACAGGGAGCGCGTGCATATGGCGTCGCCGCTGGCCATTGCGGCCGGCGTGAAGCCGGCAATGCGCCGCGGTGGCGTACAGACGATCGCACCGCAGACCATTCTCTTTGACCGCGATGGTTGCGCAGAACTGGCGGCGCTCGAGCGTGTCATGATGGCGATGCTGCAGTTCTCGCCCAATGTCGCTGCGTCCGAGGAGGCGGCGGTGCTTGTCGACATCAGCACCACGCTGCGACTATTCGGCGGCGTCCGCAAGCTGCGGCAACGGATGCTGGCGGCCGTCAGGGCAATGGGGTTCAGTCCTGTCGCGGGATGCGCACCAACCGCCGAAGGCGCTTGGCTACTTGCGCGCTCTGGTGGCGGAACGGCATTAAGTATGCCCACATTGGTGCGAGCGCTGGTCGGCATCCCCGTTGCGATCCTGCCGGCGGCGCGGCCGTTTGATGAGTGGCTGGACGGACTCGGCTGTCGGACGCTAGGAGACCTGCGCCGGCTGCCGCGCGCAGGCCTGCAGCGCCGATGCGGCGCCGCCATCCTTGAGGCGTTGGATCGCGCCCATGGGGAAGCACCTGAAGTCTTCGAATGGGTCGAAGCTCCCCCATCGTTTGACGCCGCGGTGGATCTTCCGGATAGGATGGACAACGCTGAGTCCGCCCTTGCCTACACTCGCGGCTTGCTGGTACAGATGGTCGGCTGGCTAACCGCCCGGCACCTGGCCATCAAGCGGTTTGCGGTCGAACTGCGCCACGAGCGCGGCCCCGCTGCCATCGCACCAACGAAGATTGAGATTGCGCTGGCCGAGCCCAACTGGCATGAAGAGCATTTGGTTCGCCTGCTCAAAGAGCGTCTGACGCGGCTGACTGTCGAGGCGCCGATGATTGCCGTCGCGGTGTCTGCCATCGAGACCGAGCCGGTGGCACCCCCCAGCGATTCATTGTTTCCAGAACCGGGCGGCACGCCGGCGGACCATGCACGCCTGCTTGAGTTGCTGGTGGCACGCCTCGGCGCTGACAATGTCCGCCAACCGTGCTTGCGTGCAGACTACCGCCCGGAAGTCGCCAACAGCTGGCAGTCTGCCACTGACAAGCCGCCCAGCGCAACGTTGCCCGCAGGCCTGCCACGTCCTGTTTGGCTGCTCGGCAAGCCGGTGCCGCTGATTGAACGCGACCACCGTCCCTTCTACGGATCGCCACTGCGTATCGTCTCACCGCCTGAGCGCATCGAGTCGGGCTGGTGGGGCGGCCAGCTGGTGACACGCGACTATTTCGTTGCGGAGGCGAAGGACCACACCTGCTACTGGATCTTTCAGGAACGCATGGGCAGCCGAGAAGGCGATGAGGCTCGGTGGTATCTGCATGGCCTCTTCGGCTGA